Proteins encoded within one genomic window of Amorphoplanes friuliensis DSM 7358:
- a CDS encoding GNAT family N-acetyltransferase, giving the protein MVSFPGYVAVAADVDQRWLDSWVDVDDNLSAPLGALFLSALEERLRLVSGTIDVVLLAPPATGEPPLPLTPVTDSEHRRVRRARRYRQDVEVWTSGPGTLVLGRGLAGRWEVAVEVDEDGRNRGLGRSLAAAARHLVPEGRPVWAQVAPGNAASLRAFLAAGYTPVGGEVLLMPVRG; this is encoded by the coding sequence GTGGTGTCGTTTCCGGGGTACGTCGCCGTGGCGGCCGACGTCGACCAGCGCTGGCTCGACTCGTGGGTCGACGTCGACGACAACCTGAGCGCCCCGCTCGGAGCGTTGTTCCTCAGCGCGCTCGAGGAACGACTGCGCCTGGTCTCCGGCACCATCGACGTGGTCCTGCTGGCGCCGCCCGCAACGGGGGAGCCACCCCTTCCGCTGACACCCGTCACCGACAGCGAGCACCGGCGTGTGCGCCGCGCCCGCCGGTACCGCCAGGACGTCGAGGTGTGGACCAGCGGGCCGGGGACGCTCGTGCTCGGCCGTGGACTCGCCGGACGGTGGGAAGTTGCGGTCGAGGTCGACGAGGACGGCCGCAACAGAGGGCTGGGACGGTCGCTGGCGGCTGCGGCCCGGCATCTGGTCCCCGAGGGTCGGCCGGTGTGGGCGCAGGTCGCTCCGGGCAACGCAGCCAGTCTGCGGGCGTTCCTCGCGGCGGGCTACACACCCGTCGGAGGCGAAGTTCTGCTCATGCCGGTGCGGGGCTGA
- a CDS encoding carbon-nitrogen hydrolase family protein, with protein MRVAVCQLNARDDRAANLATARELLDRAAAAGADLAVLPEYVDYLGRSAGLPKPEAIDGEFGQFFATAARELGMWVHAGSFHEAGPDDTRTWNTSLIFDRSGQLAATYRKIHLYDVEIPGRVSYQESRTVAPGDKTVVTEIDGVPTGLSICYDLRFPELYRSLAVDGGAKLIVVPAAFMMHTGRDHWEVLLRARAIENQCYVVAAGQIGDHDPGRTCFGRSMIIDPWGTVLAQAPDTTGIVTADIDLARLDEIRAELPSLANRRL; from the coding sequence ATGCGTGTCGCCGTTTGCCAGCTGAACGCTCGCGATGATCGGGCGGCCAATCTGGCCACCGCCCGCGAACTGCTGGACCGCGCTGCTGCGGCCGGCGCGGACCTCGCGGTGCTCCCGGAGTACGTGGACTATCTGGGCCGGTCCGCCGGCCTCCCGAAGCCGGAAGCGATCGACGGGGAGTTCGGCCAGTTCTTCGCCACCGCCGCCCGCGAACTCGGCATGTGGGTCCACGCCGGCTCGTTCCACGAGGCCGGCCCGGACGACACCAGGACCTGGAACACCTCCCTGATCTTCGACCGGAGCGGCCAGCTCGCCGCCACCTACCGCAAGATCCACCTGTACGACGTGGAGATCCCCGGCCGCGTCTCCTACCAGGAATCGCGCACCGTGGCACCGGGCGACAAAACCGTCGTCACCGAGATCGACGGCGTCCCCACCGGCCTGTCCATCTGCTACGACCTGCGCTTCCCCGAGCTCTACAGAAGCCTGGCAGTCGACGGCGGCGCCAAGCTGATCGTTGTGCCGGCGGCGTTCATGATGCACACGGGCCGCGACCACTGGGAGGTGCTGCTCCGGGCGCGCGCGATCGAAAACCAGTGTTACGTCGTCGCCGCAGGCCAGATCGGCGACCATGACCCCGGCCGCACGTGTTTCGGCCGCAGCATGATCATCGACCCGTGGGGGACCGTCCTGGCCCAGGCGCCGGACACCACCGGCATCGTCACTGCGGACATCGACCTGGCCCGCCTGGACGAGATCCGCGCCGAACTTCCGAGCCTCGCCAACCGCCGCCTGTAG
- a CDS encoding VOC family protein, translating to MVTRLVQINMKAHDDAALGVFWAEALGWGISSEGPGVTNLEPVGFAYPDPTAVCIDLIRSPEPKTVKNRVHLDLASTSPAHQAEIVSRLRELGATLVDVGQGDVPWTVMADPEGNEFCVLDSMFEETGTICSVVVDCADPRAMARFWGEATDWTVHKATDRSAVLRSAQGVGPYLQFLRTPDVKTVWNRVHLDVRPYPAGDVGIEKARLEGLGATTVDLGRSDIPWTVMADPEGNEFCLLSPA from the coding sequence ATGGTTACGCGGCTGGTGCAGATCAACATGAAGGCTCACGACGACGCCGCGCTCGGCGTTTTCTGGGCGGAGGCGCTCGGCTGGGGGATCTCCAGTGAGGGCCCCGGCGTGACCAATCTCGAGCCTGTGGGCTTCGCCTACCCGGATCCGACCGCCGTCTGCATCGACCTCATCAGGTCTCCCGAGCCCAAGACGGTGAAGAACCGTGTGCACCTCGACCTGGCCTCCACCTCGCCTGCCCATCAGGCCGAGATCGTCTCGCGCTTGAGGGAGCTGGGCGCGACACTCGTCGACGTCGGTCAGGGCGACGTCCCGTGGACGGTCATGGCTGACCCCGAGGGCAACGAGTTCTGCGTGCTGGATTCGATGTTCGAGGAGACCGGAACGATCTGCTCGGTGGTGGTCGACTGTGCGGATCCGCGAGCCATGGCCCGCTTCTGGGGTGAGGCCACGGACTGGACCGTGCACAAGGCGACCGATCGGAGCGCGGTGCTGCGTTCCGCTCAGGGTGTCGGGCCGTATCTGCAGTTCCTTCGGACACCCGACGTGAAGACCGTGTGGAATCGCGTTCACCTCGACGTCCGCCCGTACCCGGCTGGGGACGTGGGGATCGAGAAGGCCCGGCTGGAGGGGCTCGGCGCAACCACCGTCGACCTGGGTCGGAGTGACATCCCGTGGACGGTCATGGCCGACCCGGAGGGCAACGAGTTCTGCCTGCTGAGCCCGGCCTGA